The genomic stretch AAATGAACCAAGGGAGCGAATTTGTAACCCAGCAGGAACCCACCCCGGCCTTTCAAGATCAAGGTAACCGGACAATCCCACTGAAAAAAGTTCTTCACAGATTTGTCCGTACGAAAATCCCCAAATTGACGGTTAGCCTACCGCTGTCTTTGATTCCCCAGAAACCGGAGAAGAAACCGATTGATTATGTTTTGACCCGATTAGCCAGTATGGATTTGCCTGGCATGAATCTTAGGGGACATCTATGATTTTATGCTTTACGTTGGCTGAAAAAGACGATTATGACGAGGCATGCCAAGATAAGCAAGGATAGACGCACCTGAGGCTTTCCATCATGTCGTCATCAGGGCTATAGAGCGCAGCAAGATATTCCGTGAGGACGCTGATCGAGTCAACTTTTGGGATCGGCTTGGAGGCATCGTCGTCGATACACAAACCCAGTGCTTTGCTTGGGCATTGATTCCTAATAAGGCATTGCCGAAGGCAAGAGGCCTGATCTTACAGGTGGCGGTCTGGTAAGGTTGAAAGGCGATGAAAGGATTCTGGGGGATAGTGAATTTGTTGAAAGCGTTTTGAAAAGATAGCAGAAGAAGAACAATTCAGACTGGTATAACGCCGAATAGCATAAAATCATAGACGCCCCTTAAAATCTCCGAAAAAATGACGATCGGCCGACGGGAACGTCTTTGCCTCAGGTGGCCGGAATCACAGGTTTTTGGGGCGGAAACGCCCTGCGACGCTCAATTGAAATCCCTAGTTTTCGGCCTGTTCTCTAATGGGTGCCAATGATGTAACCAGGGCTCCCAAAAGGGAAACAGCCCCTGCAAAGACGAAGGTGTTGGAGAGTCCGATCGTGTCTGAAAGCAATCCCGAAAAGATGCTCCCCAGGATGAAGCCGCCGTCTACCGCCATGGTGAGCATGCTCATCATGCCGGCTTTTTGCGCCATCGAGCCTTGTTCCGCCCCCAGGGCATTCAAGGCGGGAAAAAGATATCCCAGGCCGGACCCGTAAAGAACAACGGAAAGGACAAAAAAGAAAGGCACATCCAATTTGTAGATCAACAGGATCCCCGAGCCGAACAAGACGAAGCAGATCCGTATGATTACCAGTTTGCTGTATCGGTCCAGGAGGGCGCCGCCGAAAAGCCTGATGGCCACGGCCAGACCCAGAGACAGGCTCAAGAAGAGGCCCCCACTCATAGCGACGGTCTTGGCGTAAAGAGGAAAGTAATGAAGCACCGTGGCCTGGACATCCACAAAGAGGATCATGGCCATGAGGACAAAGAAAAAGGAGCGATCTTGGACTATCTCCAGGTAACTGACCGACCGTTCAACCCTTTGTGAAAGCCTGTCCCATTTTTTTGTGAACACCAGTATGCTGAAGGCCAAAAAAGTGGTGGCTGCGCCGCCATGAAAGATGACCGGGTGTCCAAAGGCGTCCATAAGACGTTCGCCGGCCAGAGGCACAAATCCCAAAGCCGCAAGCATGGTGGCACCGTTGTGACTGAAGGCCCGTCCTCTCGTCTCATGGGGAGTGAACTTGGCGATGGTTGAAAAAGCTGCCGCAATAAAGGCGGAAAAGCCGACGCCGTGAATGATGCGAAGGGCATATATGGCCCCGAGCTTGCCGGGGATCACATGATAAAGAAAGGAGCAGCAAAAAATCATCAAAAGGCCCGAAACGAGAACCGGTTTTTCTCCCAGGCGATCGATGGTCTTGCCTACAAGGGGCCTTACTGCCAGGGAAGCGATGGAAAACGTGCCCATGATGAGGCCTATGGCCGTTTTGGAAACATCCACCGTGGAGAGATAGATGGGATACATGAAAAAGAAGGCAATATTGGAAAAAACGAGGAAGGTGAGGATGTTGATGATAGCCAGTTTGGAATTTTTCATGTGAAGCAAATCGCGCTCATGTCCGTGAAAGTGTCCAGCGTTTGCGTCTTCACCCTATCGGAGATTGGGGCTTGAGGCAAGGGGAGATGGGACAACAAACAACGGACGACAAACAACAGGCAACAAACGACAGGCAACAAACGACAAACAACTGACAACGAACCATGACCATTGTGGTTGGGCTCGCATGGAGCCGGTCCTGCGGTCGGTATTTTCGCAGGCCTGGGGCTCCATCCGAAACTGATTTTTTCAGATACCCTTTTTTTGAGACGGGGCTCGGAACGTGGGCTGAGAAAGACACTTAGGGTATGAATCTTGGGGACGCCCTCAAGTTTCTAAGTCTCGTACCGAAAGGGGAAAGGCAAAGGAACTAGGGGCCGGGGGTAAGGGGGCAGTCACAAAGATAGGAGGCGTTCGCGCAGAAATTGCTTGGCTACCGTGGACGAACAGGAATCAGACTGGTCGCGTCAAAGGAACCCAGAGGAAAAAACCACGTCCCGGAATCTGTGCCCGTTCTGCACGAACGTAGCCTGTTCCACGCCTATGGTGCCCCCGGAATTTTCGGAATTCCGGCAAGCCTGGATGGGGATGATTTTGAGGGACCCTTTCATGGGGACATGTTCGCATTACTCGACTAGGAAATACAACAACAATTGCCCCCCTGCTTACGGATCGCCCTGCCTTTGTGGACAGTTGATTTGACCAAAAGCCCACCTTGATTCTTTCGGCCAGGAGATTTATGTAACACCGGTAGGCCTTGCAGGTGACATGGCCTTGCTCTAGGAAACCGATCATGGCGAGTTGGTATACCTTTGCAATCATGGCGTTGTTTTTTATGGGCACACAGAGATTCTTCTACAAGGTCTCTGCTGAAAGAAGGTGCAATACTGCCCTGACAACCTTATATTTTATGGCTACAGTGTCTGTTCTGAGTTCAATTCTGTTCCTTGTTCTCAAACAGTCTGTGACAAATATCCAATTTCTACTATTGATCGCCCTCACAAATGGCAGTGCCTTTCTTGTCGGCACAGTGGCTCACATAGAGGCACTTAGATACATACCTGCCTCCATAGTATATCCAATCATCAGGCTAAATGTCGTCCTTGTCGTGATATTTTCGATCATTGTTTTTGAAGATGATTTGTCCGCTTATCAGGCCGTGGGGATTGCTCTTGCTGTGGCTGCTATGGTTATCTTGTCACGACGACTCGATCACAAGAAAATATCCTATGGAAGAACAAAGCTTAGCTTTATGTTCATATTCATTTCCGTCTTGTGCGGTGCTATCGCTTCGATCTCCAGCAAATTTGCTGCCATGCACACAAACAAAATGGCCTTCATGGCACTTTCATACATATGTGCAACATCGTTTTCTTTGGGAATAAGAAAGAAATTGCAGACAGGACATGCCAGTGCAGGTCACAAGGATGCATTAATCATCGGTTCGGTCATGGGCCTAATCAATTTTGCTGGATTTTACTCATTCTTAAAAGCACTTTCTATGGGACCACTCTCCATCATTGCCTCCATAACCGGTATGCATTTTGTCATCGCGATAATTTTGTCTGTGGTGATTTACAGAGAAAAACTGACGCATTTGAGAATACTCGGTATTTCACTCACCATAGCCTCGATCATCCTGCTGAGGTTTTAACATGTTTGCCAAAATCTGCTACCATTTTGGAAATGGGGGAAGATACGAGACATCGATCCGGGAGTTGGCGAATTTGACAGCAATGCAGGATTCCAGGGGCCGTACAAAAACCTGGCTGAATGGGGGCCGAAAGGTGTTGGGCATGAGACCTTCAGAAGAATTACCCTCGCACCCAAGGGGAAATAGGTGAACATGGCTTCAAAAAACAGGGTTAGCCACGAAGGGTAAAAGGAGACGAAAGTAGGATCTGAGCGCTTTGTGCTGTTTTTCTCTTGACAAAAGAGCTTTTTGCGACTAATAATTAGGCGTAACAATGCAATAAACCGACTAATCATTAGCCCTAACTTGCCTACCCCCAATAGGTAGATCCCGCATGGTTGAACGAGAAATAGAAAGAAAAATCGAAGACTTCAAGAGCCTCGGCATTCCTAAATATATCCCAAGGGAGGGCAGACTTCAACTGGTTGAGAACATGGTGTCAACCGTCATTGGCGCCCGCAGAGCTGGCAAAAGCTTTCGGGTGTTGCAGGCAGCAGATGAAATGATTCGTCAGCAGGTTGTCAGCTCGATCGATCAGGTATGCCTGATGGATTTTGACAATCCTGTCTTGTCCAACATGAAGGCCCCCGATCTGCCACTGATTCAGAACACATTTTTGAAGCTCAACCCGGAATTCGAGTTGAATACCCCGCTGCTCTTTATTCTGGATGAAATCCACAAGGTGCCTGGATGGGAAGAATATGTCATAGATTTGTCCCGAAATCCCAATTGGAAAGTGATTGTAACAGGGTCGTCTTCCAAGTTGTTAAAGTATGACATTGCAACTGAACTTCGGGGTAAAGCCATTTCATCTACGGTATATCCACTGAGCTTTGTTGAGTTTCTGAGATTCAAGGATTTCAGATACAAAGCGAGTTCAACAAAAGGCCAGGCCGAAGCAAGAAGGATGTTTGACGAATACTTGAAGTGGGGCGCCTATCCCGCCATGGCCAATCTCGAAGAATATACAAAAGAGGCATTGCTGAGAGAGTATTTCGATACCATGATTCTCAAAGACATAATACAGCGATATGATGTGAGCAAACCGAAACAGTGCATCCATCTGTATAACTACTTGCTTGCGAATATCAGCAAGGCTCATACGCTTCAGAGCGCCTTCCAGTATCTAAAACAAAGCGGATTCAGCACAAGCCGGGATTCCGTGAGAGGGTATATTCATTGGGCGCAAGATTCATGGCTCTTGTTCATGGTCCCCATCTATTCGAATTCCCTTAAAGAGCAGGAGAGAAACTACAAGAAAATTTACGCAATCGACTGGGCTTTGGCCAACAAGAACAGCCTTGTTTGGGACGGTTCTTATTCCAGGGCGCTTGAAAACATGGTCTTTGTTCACCTTTATCAAAGGTGGCACAGGGTTCATTATTATTTAACGAGAAAAAAGCGACAGGAGGTGGATTTCATCGCCGTGGACAGCCACGGTTATCCTGTCATGGCACTCCAGGTCTGTATCGATATAAGTGAAGGAGATACCGTGAAGCGGGAGTTGGAGGCAATCGTCACAAGCGCCAAGTATTTCGGCATCAAAGAAAATCTTATAGTAACATATAATCAGGAAAAAGATTTTCACAAAGATGGAATTTCAGTCAAAGCCATACCTGCTTGGAAATGGATGCTAAATCCCGCCTAACTCCATCGATTCATAAATTCGATAACGAATCTATTTAGACTTCGGCTGAGCGACTCGACGTGAGCTCGTCGACACCTCTCAGTCGAATCCCTCAGGACTTAGTGTTGCCCTCGGCCATGAGCTCGGGCCGAATGGAGTAAGCAAATACGCAAACTTAACATCTTAAAATACGTTACACTAGTTGCGAATCGAAGCACTAAGGATTCGACTATTTGAAGGCAATGACTTGCGGTTGGCAATTTTTTTCAACACAGGTGGCCCTGCTTGTTGGGCATTATTGTGTTGACTTCTTGGTTTTCTCTGCGTTAGAAAATTAAGTTTTGTGAAAACAATGGATGTATGAGTTCTAAAGAGGCATTACCAAAATGATCAGGCTGGTCAGGGGTTTTAAAGACATTCTCCCGGAAGAAACCGGGCTCTGGCAATACGTTGAGGGCGTTGTCCGGCATCTCTTTGATGACTTCGGCTTTACGGAACTGCGAATCCCCATTCTTGAGCAAACCGAGCTTTTTGCCCGCAGCATCGGGGCCGATACCGACATCGTGGAAAAAGAGATGTACACCTTTGCCGATCGAAGCGGCGGTTCCCTCACCCTGCGGCCTGAGGCCACGGCATCTGTGGTAAGAGCATACATCGAGCATAAGTTGTATGCAAAAGATCCAGTGTGGAAGCTGTATTCAGTTGGGCCAATGTTTCGCAGGGAACGCCCCCAGAAAGGCCGGTACCGGCAGTTTTACCAAATCAACGCCGAGGCCTTTGGGCTGCACGATCCCAGAGCGGATGCCGAACTTATTCTTTTATTGATGACCTTCATGCAGCGCCTTGAACTTTCCGACATCGAGCTCCACATCAACTCCCTGGGCTGTCCTGAATGCCGTCCGAGCTTTAAGAAGGCGCTCAAAGCCTTCTTGTCAGGTCGCTCCGAGAGACTCTGTTCGGACTGCCTCAGGAGAAGGGACAAGAACCCTCTGCGCATATTCGATTGCAAGGTGCCCACCTGCAAGGAAACCATGCAAGATGCCCCATCTATTCTGGAGCACCTTTGTAAAGACTGCCAAAACCATTTTGACACAGTCCAAAGCGCCCTGGGAGGATTTCATATACCCTTTCAGACAAATCATAGGCTGGTGAGGGGATTGGACTATTATACTCGAACGACCTTTGAAGTCCTTGCCGGGGCCTTAGGAGCCCAAGATGCCGTGGCAGGTGGCGGACGCTATGATGGCCTCGTGAAGTCTTTAGGCGGCCCGGATCAGCCAGGCGTGGGCTTTGCTATTGGTGTTGATCGAGTGATGGAACTCTTGGCCGACCGTGCCCAAAAGTTCGAAAAACGGCCCGACCTCTACATCGCTGCCCTGGGGTCTCAAGCGCAGGACAGGGCCTTTGAGTGGATGCAGCACATCAGAAGGCAAAAGGTTCGCACTGAGATGGACTTCCAAGACCGCAGTCTCAAGGCGCAAATGCGACGGGCAAATAAACTTGGAGCATCCTATGTTCTTATAGTAGGCGAGCGCGAACTTGAGGAGGGGGCTGCGGTACTCAGGAATCTGGAGACCAAGGAACAAAAGGAAGTTTCCATACAAGACCTTGTAAGCGCTGTCGTCAGCAAAGTGAGAGCTGAGCGAGGTTAAGGAAGAAAGAAGTAATAGCGCCTCAAACGGCGCGTAGCGCCACAGGAAATTGCCCAGCGATTCTATGAAAGGAGCCGGTTTTGCTTGATTCCCTTGGCAACATGAAACGAACCCACCATTGTTGGGAGCTCACGGCCAAGGACGTGGGCAAAGAGGTGGTGCTCATGGGATGGGTACAGCGCCGTCGAGATCATGGCGGCGTAATCTTTGTAGACCTGCGTGATCGCGAAGGCCTGACCCAGGTGGTTTTTAACCCGGAATTCAACAGGTCGGTTCACGAGAAGGCCCAGGTCATCCGGAGCGAGTTTGTGCTGGCAGCCCGGGGCACTGTTGTGCACAGGCCCGAAGGTATGATCAATCCCAAGCTGAAAACCGGTGAGATTGACGTCATGGCCTCGGAGCTGCGGATTCTGAATCATTCCCAAACTCCACCATTTGTCCTGGAAGATAACACACAAGTATCTGACAATATTCGCTTCAGGTACAGGTATCTTGATATGCGCAAGCCTGATCTTCAAAAAAATCTCATTCTTCGCCACCGGGCAGCCGCAACGATTCGTTCCTATCTGAATGGGCTTGGATTTCTGGACATTGAAACCCCGTTTTTGACCAAAAGTACGCCTGAAGGGGCACGGGACTACCTTGTGCCCAGCAGGGTCAATCCAGGACAATTTTACGCGCTGCCGCAATCCCCCCAGATCTTTAAGCAACTTTTGATGCTGGGCGGATTTGACAGATACTACCAGATCGTTCGATGCTTCCGAGACGAAGACCTCCGGGCAGACCGACAGCCGGAATTTACCCAGATCGATATTGAGATGTCTTTTGTTACTGAAGAAGATGTGATGGGGGTCACGGAGGGGGTCATGGCTGCCATGTTTAAGGAGATACTTGGCATAGAGCTCAAGACTCCTTTCAAGCGGCTGAGCTATGAGGAGGCAACAGGTCGATTTGGTCTGGATAAGCCCGATCCTCGCTTCGCTCTGGAGCTAAAGGATGTTTCTGATATTGTTGCCGCGGCCGAGTTCAAGGCCTTTGCAAATGTCGTAAGGGCGGGTGGCATAGTTAAGGCCATAAACGCAAAGGGATGCATCGGTTTTTCTCGAAAAGAGATCGACGATCTTACAGACTTTGTGGCTGTTTACAAGGCCAAGGGCCTGGCTTGGATCAAAGTGCGTCCTGACGCCTGGCAGTCACCCATTGCAAAATTTTTTTCCGATTCGGAAAAAGCATTGCTGACCGAGAGGCTCGATATGGAGCCAGGGGACCTTGTCATGTTCGTAGCCGATCAACCCAAGGTAGTGAACGAGGCCCTGGGGCATCTGCGAAATCAATTGGGCCGCAAACTGAGCCTGATAAACGATGACCAATACAACTTCATATGGGTGACCGGGTTTCCTCTTGTGGAATATGACGAGCAGGAAAAGCGATATATGGCCATGCACCATCCCTTTACAGCTCCCCTTGAAGAGGACATGGAACGGATTGCCGAAGACCCTCTTTCTGTGCGGTCCAGGGCCTATGATCTTGTCCTGAACGGAGCGGAGATAGGCGGCGGCAGTATCCGCAACCACCAGCGTGGGGTGCAGGAAAAGGTGTTTGAGGCCCTGAGCATTGACCGGGAGACCTACGAAAAAAAATTCGGTTTTCTGCTTGAAGCCCTTGACTTTGGAGCCCCTCCCCACGGTGGCATCGCCCTGGGCTTTGACAGAATCGTCATGCTAATGGCCGGACAATCCTCCATCAGGGACGTGATCGCCTTTCCAAAGACTCAAAAAGCAACCTGCCTCCTCACTGGAGCCCCTTGTGATGTCCCCCCCGACCAACTGGAGGAGCTTTCTTTGAAGGTGCGGATCCCGAAAAAATAGCGGGAACCGAAAAGCCACAATGATGCATTTCGAAGTCGTCAACAGTGATAAACAAAAAAATGTTGACACAGTGGAGACTTGGGTATATATATAACATATTGAAAATATAAGCAGTATGTCACGCGTGACATACTGCAACAATCCTATATCGCTCGGAGCAAAATTTAAAGAATCCAGGCCGCAAAGGACCGGATATTAACTTACCATACTTGCGCTTTGGGTTTTTACCTGTCAACAAAGTGTTCTATTACAAAAATCCCAATTACATAAACGGAGAGGGGGTGAATTGCGAGTAGTTTCGCGCTTGCCGGTTTTTTTAATCAACCAAATTTTATTCAGAAAGGAAGGTGAGTACGCCTATGAAAGTAACACGCAGAGAATTCATTCAGATCTCTGGTGCAACGGCTGCCGGTCTTGCGGTAAGCAGTCTGGGTTTTGACCTTTCGCCAGTAAAGGCACATGCCCAAATGCTAAAGACCAAGTATGCCAAGGAGACCACCACCATCTGCCCCTATTGTGCAGTAGGTTGCGGCGCCATTGTGCATACGAGCCAGAAAGGCGACGGCCGTGTCATCAACATCGAGGGTGACCCTGACCACGTTATTAACCGGGGCTCACTTTGCAGTAAGGGCAGCTCGCTGTCTCAATTGGCCGAAAACGAAAATCGGCACCTTGAGCCTATGTATCGAGCGCCTTATGCAAAGGAGTGGAAGCAGGTTTCATGGGATTGGGCACTGACCGAGATTGCCAAACGCGTAAAGACGACCCGTGATGCCACCTTTACTCACAAGAACGCCAAGGGTCAGGTGGTTAACCGGACCGTCGGGATCGTTTCGGGCGGCAGTTCCGCCCTGGACAACGAAGAGTGCTGGATCTACCAGGCCCTCTTGAGGGCCCTGGGGCTTGTCTATGTCGAACACCAGGCCCGTATCTGACACAGCGCCACTGTTGCGGCTCTGGCAGAGTCGTTCGGACGCGGTGCAATGACCAACCACTGGATCGACATCGGCAATAGCGATTGCGTCCTGATCATGGGAAGCAATGCGGCCGAGAATCATCCCGTATCGTTCAAGTATGTCGTCAAGGCCATGAAACAAGGGGCAAAGCTTGTCAATGTGGACCCCAGATTTACAAGGACCTCCTCCAAGGCAGACATCTATGCCAGCCTGCGATCAGGCACTGACATCGCCTTTTTGGGCGGCATGATCAAGTACATCCTGGACAACAAGCTTTACAACGAGGAGTATGTGCGGGCGTACACGAACGCGCCGTTTGTCGTTGGGAAAGATTTTAAGTTCAAAGACGGACTCTTTTCAGGTTATGACGAAAAGAACCGCAAGTATGACAAGAAAAAATGGGCCTTTGAGATGGACAAGAACGGGGTCCCGAAAATGGACCGGACCCTAAAGGATTCCCGGTGTGTGTTCCAGTTGTTGAAAAAGCATTACAGCAGGTATGAGACCACGCTGGTCTCAACGATCACCGGCACCCCGGAAGCGGACCTGAAGAAGGTCTATAAGACCTATGCGGCCTCCGGGGCCACCGGCAAGGCGGCCACCATTATGTATGCCATGGGCTGGACCCAGCATACTGTGGGAGTCCAGAATATCCGTGCCATGGCCATGATCCAGTTGCTCCTGGGTAACATCGGTGTTGCAGGAGGCGGCGTGAACGCCCTGCGAGGCGAGTCTAATGTCCAAGGCTCAACCGACCAGTGTCTGCTTTTTCACATCTGGCCGGGCTACCTGGCTACCCCAAGCACGAAATGGCCTAGCCTTGGTGACTACCTTAAGAGAAGGGCCGAGAGCAAGGATCCCAACAGCGCCAACTGGTGGCAAAACGAGCCTAAGTATATGGTGAGTTTGTTGAAGTCCTACTTCGGCGAGAAGGCCACCAAGGAAAACGATTTTGGATATAACTGGATGCCCAAGCTGGATGCCGGTAAGACATACGCCTTTCTGGATATGTTTGACGACATGTACAAAGGAAAGGTCAAGGGCTTTTTCAACTGGGGCATGAATCTGGCCTGCTCCCTGGCCAATGCCAACAAGAACCGGAAGGCCATGAGCAAACTGGACTGGATGGTCAATGTCAATATCTTTGACAATGAGACCGCCTCGTTCTGGAAAGGACCGGGGATGAACCCATCCAGCATCAAGACCGAGGTCTTCTCTCTGCCGGCGTGTGTGTCGGTGGAAAAGGAAGGAAGCATCACCAACAGCGGCCGGTGGATGCAGTGGCGTTACCAGGGACCAAAACCCCTTGGCAACAGCAGGTCCGATGGCGACATCATCATGGAACTTGGCTATAAAATTAAAGAGGCCTATAAGCAAGGCGGGACGTTCGTCGAGCCGATCATGAACCTCAAGTGGGACTATATGACAGACGGGTTGTATGATCCTCACAAGGCCGCCAAGGAGATAAACGGCTATTTCCTGAAAGACTGCACTGTCAAGGGCAAGCTGTGCAAGAAGGGGACCTTGGTTCCGAGCTTTGCATGGCTCCAGGCAGACGGCTCCACTTCTTCGGCAAACTGGCTCTACTGCAACAGTTATACGGAGAAGGGGAACATGGCGGCCCGCAGAGGCCAGGAAGATGCCGTGAACAAGATCGGTCTGTACCCGGAATTTGCCTGGTGCTGGCCCGTAAACCGCAGGATCATTTACAACCGTGCATCTGTAGACCTCAAGGGACAGCCCTTTGATAAGAAGGACTGGGTGATCAAGTGGAACGGGGAGAAATGGATCGGCGATGTGCCAGATGGCGGCTGGCCGCCCATAGGAAGCCTGGAAAAGCCCGATCCCAAGAGCAAGTGGGCTTTTATCATGCACGTGCACGGACATGCCCAGATCTATGGCCCGGGACGCGCAGACGGTCCCTTCCCGGAGCACTACGAACCTCTCGAGTGTCCCGTTGAAAAGAACCTCATGTCAGGTAACAAAGAGCGGATGAGCCCTGTGGCGCCTGTTTACGGAACCGACGCAGATGCGTACAAGACCTGCGATCCGAGATACCCCATTGTAGGCACCACGTACCGGGTATCTGAACACTGGCAGACCGGCCTCATGACCCGGCCCCAGCCTTGGCTTCTCGAGTTGCAGCCTCAGGTATTTGTCGAAATGAGCGAGGAACTGGCAAAGCTCAAGGGGATCAAGAACGGTGAGCGTGTGTTGGTCTCCTCAGCCCGGGGTTCCCTGAAGG from Deltaproteobacteria bacterium encodes the following:
- a CDS encoding EamA family transporter — its product is MASWYTFAIMALFFMGTQRFFYKVSAERRCNTALTTLYFMATVSVLSSILFLVLKQSVTNIQFLLLIALTNGSAFLVGTVAHIEALRYIPASIVYPIIRLNVVLVVIFSIIVFEDDLSAYQAVGIALAVAAMVILSRRLDHKKISYGRTKLSFMFIFISVLCGAIASISSKFAAMHTNKMAFMALSYICATSFSLGIRKKLQTGHASAGHKDALIIGSVMGLINFAGFYSFLKALSMGPLSIIASITGMHFVIAIILSVVIYREKLTHLRILGISLTIASIILLRF
- a CDS encoding histidine--tRNA ligase: MIRLVRGFKDILPEETGLWQYVEGVVRHLFDDFGFTELRIPILEQTELFARSIGADTDIVEKEMYTFADRSGGSLTLRPEATASVVRAYIEHKLYAKDPVWKLYSVGPMFRRERPQKGRYRQFYQINAEAFGLHDPRADAELILLLMTFMQRLELSDIELHINSLGCPECRPSFKKALKAFLSGRSERLCSDCLRRRDKNPLRIFDCKVPTCKETMQDAPSILEHLCKDCQNHFDTVQSALGGFHIPFQTNHRLVRGLDYYTRTTFEVLAGALGAQDAVAGGGRYDGLVKSLGGPDQPGVGFAIGVDRVMELLADRAQKFEKRPDLYIAALGSQAQDRAFEWMQHIRRQKVRTEMDFQDRSLKAQMRRANKLGASYVLIVGERELEEGAAVLRNLETKEQKEVSIQDLVSAVVSKVRAERG
- the aspS gene encoding aspartate--tRNA ligase, which encodes MLDSLGNMKRTHHCWELTAKDVGKEVVLMGWVQRRRDHGGVIFVDLRDREGLTQVVFNPEFNRSVHEKAQVIRSEFVLAARGTVVHRPEGMINPKLKTGEIDVMASELRILNHSQTPPFVLEDNTQVSDNIRFRYRYLDMRKPDLQKNLILRHRAAATIRSYLNGLGFLDIETPFLTKSTPEGARDYLVPSRVNPGQFYALPQSPQIFKQLLMLGGFDRYYQIVRCFRDEDLRADRQPEFTQIDIEMSFVTEEDVMGVTEGVMAAMFKEILGIELKTPFKRLSYEEATGRFGLDKPDPRFALELKDVSDIVAAAEFKAFANVVRAGGIVKAINAKGCIGFSRKEIDDLTDFVAVYKAKGLAWIKVRPDAWQSPIAKFFSDSEKALLTERLDMEPGDLVMFVADQPKVVNEALGHLRNQLGRKLSLINDDQYNFIWVTGFPLVEYDEQEKRYMAMHHPFTAPLEEDMERIAEDPLSVRSRAYDLVLNGAEIGGGSIRNHQRGVQEKVFEALSIDRETYEKKFGFLLEALDFGAPPHGGIALGFDRIVMLMAGQSSIRDVIAFPKTQKATCLLTGAPCDVPPDQLEELSLKVRIPKK
- the fdnG gene encoding formate dehydrogenase-N subunit alpha, with protein sequence MKVTRREFIQISGATAAGLAVSSLGFDLSPVKAHAQMLKTKYAKETTTICPYCAVGCGAIVHTSQKGDGRVINIEGDPDHVINRGSLCSKGSSLSQLAENENRHLEPMYRAPYAKEWKQVSWDWALTEIAKRVKTTRDATFTHKNAKGQVVNRTVGIVSGGSSALDNEECWIYQALLRALGLVYVEHQARIUHSATVAALAESFGRGAMTNHWIDIGNSDCVLIMGSNAAENHPVSFKYVVKAMKQGAKLVNVDPRFTRTSSKADIYASLRSGTDIAFLGGMIKYILDNKLYNEEYVRAYTNAPFVVGKDFKFKDGLFSGYDEKNRKYDKKKWAFEMDKNGVPKMDRTLKDSRCVFQLLKKHYSRYETTLVSTITGTPEADLKKVYKTYAASGATGKAATIMYAMGWTQHTVGVQNIRAMAMIQLLLGNIGVAGGGVNALRGESNVQGSTDQCLLFHIWPGYLATPSTKWPSLGDYLKRRAESKDPNSANWWQNEPKYMVSLLKSYFGEKATKENDFGYNWMPKLDAGKTYAFLDMFDDMYKGKVKGFFNWGMNLACSLANANKNRKAMSKLDWMVNVNIFDNETASFWKGPGMNPSSIKTEVFSLPACVSVEKEGSITNSGRWMQWRYQGPKPLGNSRSDGDIIMELGYKIKEAYKQGGTFVEPIMNLKWDYMTDGLYDPHKAAKEINGYFLKDCTVKGKLCKKGTLVPSFAWLQADGSTSSANWLYCNSYTEKGNMAARRGQEDAVNKIGLYPEFAWCWPVNRRIIYNRASVDLKGQPFDKKDWVIKWNGEKWIGDVPDGGWPPIGSLEKPDPKSKWAFIMHVHGHAQIYGPGRADGPFPEHYEPLECPVEKNLMSGNKERMSPVAPVYGTDADAYKTCDPRYPIVGTTYRVSEHWQTGLMTRPQPWLLELQPQVFVEMSEELAKLKGIKNGERVLVSSARGSLKATAIVTKRFKPFNIAGNTVHEVGVPWCFGWRWPQTGLEDSANLLTPSTGDPNTKIPETKAFMVNVSKL
- a CDS encoding MFS transporter, with the translated sequence MKNSKLAIINILTFLVFSNIAFFFMYPIYLSTVDVSKTAIGLIMGTFSIASLAVRPLVGKTIDRLGEKPVLVSGLLMIFCCSFLYHVIPGKLGAIYALRIIHGVGFSAFIAAAFSTIAKFTPHETRGRAFSHNGATMLAALGFVPLAGERLMDAFGHPVIFHGGAATTFLAFSILVFTKKWDRLSQRVERSVSYLEIVQDRSFFFVLMAMILFVDVQATVLHYFPLYAKTVAMSGGLFLSLSLGLAVAIRLFGGALLDRYSKLVIIRICFVLFGSGILLIYKLDVPFFFVLSVVLYGSGLGYLFPALNALGAEQGSMAQKAGMMSMLTMAVDGGFILGSIFSGLLSDTIGLSNTFVFAGAVSLLGALVTSLAPIREQAEN
- a CDS encoding ATP-binding protein → MVEREIERKIEDFKSLGIPKYIPREGRLQLVENMVSTVIGARRAGKSFRVLQAADEMIRQQVVSSIDQVCLMDFDNPVLSNMKAPDLPLIQNTFLKLNPEFELNTPLLFILDEIHKVPGWEEYVIDLSRNPNWKVIVTGSSSKLLKYDIATELRGKAISSTVYPLSFVEFLRFKDFRYKASSTKGQAEARRMFDEYLKWGAYPAMANLEEYTKEALLREYFDTMILKDIIQRYDVSKPKQCIHLYNYLLANISKAHTLQSAFQYLKQSGFSTSRDSVRGYIHWAQDSWLLFMVPIYSNSLKEQERNYKKIYAIDWALANKNSLVWDGSYSRALENMVFVHLYQRWHRVHYYLTRKKRQEVDFIAVDSHGYPVMALQVCIDISEGDTVKRELEAIVTSAKYFGIKENLIVTYNQEKDFHKDGISVKAIPAWKWMLNPA